A section of the Nitrospinota bacterium genome encodes:
- a CDS encoding YfiR family protein, whose translation MKRKNGEIHVIAAVISLLLCSSAFSSEKVFTEYQVKSVFIYNFAKFVDWPEQAFSSEASPVNVCVLGEDPFGNEMDLLTKKSARGRGFDVLRFSKFKDKEELKSCHLLFISKSEESRIGSIIESLSGFGVLTISDVEGFMDSGGIIEFTMRENKVRFAVNLKASEQAGIRISAKLLKLAEAVKK comes from the coding sequence TTGAAAAGAAAGAACGGAGAGATACATGTCATCGCGGCGGTAATCTCCCTACTTCTCTGCTCATCCGCCTTTTCAAGTGAGAAGGTATTCACCGAGTACCAGGTAAAATCCGTTTTCATATACAACTTCGCGAAGTTCGTCGACTGGCCCGAACAGGCATTCAGTAGCGAGGCCTCCCCTGTAAACGTATGCGTGCTTGGCGAAGACCCTTTCGGCAACGAGATGGACCTCCTCACAAAAAAATCGGCCAGGGGGAGAGGATTCGACGTTCTCAGGTTCAGCAAGTTCAAGGATAAGGAGGAGCTGAAATCGTGCCACCTCCTCTTTATCAGTAAATCGGAAGAAAGCCGTATCGGCTCGATAATCGAGTCCCTTTCGGGATTCGGTGTCTTAACCATATCCGATGTGGAAGGTTTCATGGATTCCGGGGGGATCATTGAGTTCACGATGAGGGAGAACAAGGTTCGCTTCGCCGTAAATCTGAAGGCCTCCGAACAGGCAGGGATAAGAATAAGCGCGAAGCTTCTGAAACTTGCCGAGGCGGTGAAAAAATAG
- a CDS encoding response regulator: protein MPKTRDFTIKQKLGLIIGVTTVVALLLASVSFILYQRYMLRQTIVQDLSSLAEITGNNNAASLAFMDTGSARDTLGGLSARPSIEGAAIYSADGELFVKYIKMNADFDVPEYPGEDGQSFSGGRLILARGIIFDGERIGTFFLAANMDELNALTIKSSMTVLLVMFISLIASMIVSSRLQGLISNPVAALSSLAISVSESKDYSVRAKSDSRDEFGDLMNAFNEMLEQIQSRDQKLREHGKELEKEVEERTRELNIANTNLNEELLDRRKAEQALARTLSELETIMNANPDILYVVNMEGKLIKWNNGLAMLTGLGPDKLMLRPITEFIHEDDRDIVMRRVKDVFQNGEATVEARFFDRNGDLFPYYCNGIVLRNEKGEVTGFTGTGRDISILKETELELRRAKDSAEEATRLKDKFVSLVSHDLKGPLGSLLGFLELIKRDSANGISAESGKYLSIALDSGEKMLTLIDDLLNISRLKTGNIMPHYTFNDLHIIMLKILSGLAYPASLKGVTIQNDVRPGIRVYADKQLLQEVLQNLISNAVKFCNQGDTIRIFLPSGNGGQISVADTGQGIAPERIGKLFNYEEKTSTIGTAGETGTGLGLPLSMDIIKAHKGNIAISSEVGIGSTFTVSLPIVKPVILLVEDDINLMELVKFMLEGLDVFIMEARDGQEALDILSEKTPHLILSDIMMPRVDGMELLEKVRNTELLKDIPFIVMTTSREPEVSERAFQLGADDFLVKPVTQNEMIPRIKRFIL, encoded by the coding sequence ATGCCGAAAACCAGGGACTTCACGATAAAGCAGAAGCTGGGGCTCATCATCGGGGTGACCACTGTTGTGGCGCTCCTTCTCGCTTCGGTGTCGTTCATCCTCTACCAGAGATACATGCTAAGGCAGACCATAGTGCAGGATCTCTCTTCGCTAGCGGAGATCACGGGAAACAACAACGCCGCTTCACTCGCGTTCATGGACACCGGTTCGGCAAGGGATACGCTCGGTGGCCTGAGCGCCAGGCCGTCTATCGAAGGGGCCGCTATATACTCCGCTGACGGCGAGCTGTTCGTGAAATATATAAAGATGAACGCGGATTTTGACGTTCCTGAATACCCAGGCGAGGACGGGCAGAGCTTTTCAGGCGGGAGGCTTATCCTTGCAAGGGGGATAATATTCGACGGTGAGAGGATAGGTACCTTTTTCCTGGCGGCAAACATGGACGAGCTGAACGCACTGACAATAAAAAGTTCGATGACAGTTCTGCTGGTAATGTTTATTTCGTTGATAGCCTCAATGATCGTCTCTTCAAGGCTTCAGGGGCTTATTTCAAATCCGGTAGCGGCCCTTTCAAGCCTCGCCATATCGGTTTCTGAGAGCAAGGATTATTCCGTCCGCGCAAAAAGCGACAGCCGCGACGAATTCGGCGACCTCATGAACGCGTTTAACGAGATGCTTGAACAGATCCAGTCAAGGGATCAAAAGCTGAGGGAACATGGCAAAGAACTGGAAAAGGAAGTTGAGGAGCGTACAAGAGAGTTGAACATCGCCAATACGAATCTAAACGAAGAACTATTGGACCGCAGAAAGGCGGAACAGGCGCTTGCCCGCACGCTAAGCGAACTGGAAACGATAATGAACGCAAATCCCGACATCCTTTACGTCGTAAACATGGAAGGGAAACTGATCAAATGGAACAACGGACTGGCAATGCTCACTGGGCTGGGGCCGGACAAGCTGATGCTACGGCCGATAACCGAATTCATTCATGAAGATGACCGGGATATCGTCATGAGGAGGGTAAAGGATGTATTCCAAAATGGGGAGGCAACGGTCGAAGCGAGATTCTTCGACAGGAACGGCGACCTTTTCCCTTACTACTGCAACGGAATTGTTCTCAGGAACGAAAAGGGGGAAGTGACCGGCTTTACCGGAACGGGGCGCGACATCTCCATACTGAAGGAGACAGAGCTAGAACTGCGAAGGGCAAAGGATAGCGCCGAGGAGGCCACAAGGCTAAAGGACAAGTTCGTATCGCTAGTTTCCCACGACCTCAAAGGGCCTCTTGGAAGTCTTTTGGGATTTCTGGAGCTTATCAAAAGGGACTCTGCGAATGGCATCTCTGCGGAATCGGGAAAGTACCTAAGCATCGCCCTAGATTCCGGCGAGAAAATGCTCACATTGATAGATGATCTCCTCAACATCAGCAGGCTCAAGACCGGAAACATCATGCCGCACTACACATTCAACGATCTTCACATTATCATGTTGAAGATTCTTTCCGGCCTCGCCTATCCCGCGTCCCTGAAGGGTGTGACAATACAGAACGACGTAAGACCCGGCATCCGCGTATATGCCGATAAACAGCTTCTGCAGGAGGTTTTGCAAAACCTTATTTCAAATGCGGTGAAGTTCTGCAATCAAGGGGACACTATCAGGATATTCCTTCCGTCAGGAAACGGGGGGCAAATTTCCGTTGCCGACACCGGGCAGGGGATCGCCCCCGAAAGGATAGGTAAACTCTTTAATTACGAAGAGAAGACCTCCACTATAGGCACCGCAGGTGAGACCGGAACGGGGCTGGGGCTCCCGCTTTCAATGGACATCATAAAGGCGCACAAGGGGAACATAGCCATAAGTTCCGAAGTTGGCATAGGGAGCACTTTCACCGTTTCGCTCCCGATAGTGAAGCCTGTCATTCTCCTTGTGGAAGACGACATAAACCTGATGGAACTCGTAAAGTTCATGCTTGAAGGGCTGGATGTGTTTATTATGGAAGCGAGGGACGGACAGGAAGCACTCGATATTCTCAGCGAGAAAACCCCTCATCTCATTCTCTCCGACATAATGATGCCGCGAGTGGATGGTATGGAACTGCTCGAAAAGGTGAGAAATACCGAACTCCTTAAAGATATCCCTTTTATAGTAATGACAACTTCCAGGGAGCCTGAAGTATCGGAGAGAGCTTTTCAGCTTGGAGCGGACGACTTCCTGGTAAAACCGGTCACGCAAAACGAAATGATCCCGCGTATCAAGAGATTTATTTTATAG
- a CDS encoding PAS domain S-box protein → MTSKPQSGIAKLIFSPWGAVLVWSVFIAISLLWNISHHRKDTLEMAVKEATIHFNKDQAFRYWVTSHGGVYVPVDERTPPNPLLSHVPERDIETKSGKKLTLMNPAYALRQLMNDYSDKYGIKGRITSLKLLNPANAPDEWEKKALKSFENGAAEAVEFTKIDGVPFLRFMRPMITEEGCLKCHAHQGYKVGDVRGGVGVILPVQPYMEIEKSEVASIAISHNLFWIIGLFAIGFVSRLNKKRIQEKSEAEQAVFLFRTLLDRSSDAITVVDPDNGRFLDFNEKFCANLGYGRHEIMGKSIIDIDSTIKDIYEWNKRIEELEKHEELVFESVHVRKDGYKFPVEVSVKLVREKGKRFIIGVTRDITERKRAEEALLRSEEKYRLLVESGLLIAWEAKFPSRQFTFVSSHAGKLTGYSEKEWCKQDFWVNHLYTEDREKAIKQSGELVKKGEGHTLEYRMIAKDGKVIWFKDMVSVIKDSASAPVGLRGFLTDITERKNMEDLAKSRGESLARAQEIAHIGSWSWDVQTGHLYWSDENFRLFGFSPQEFEPTYEKFLEILHPSDRESVIQAVNLTLEGGGNYDIEHRIVRPDGTVRLIHGQGRVEYGRDGTPARMYGTGHDITDQRKSEETMRLQSEMMANMGEGVLLIKADNMKIVHANSRLEKMFGYGEGELLDKEVAILNAPTERDPKETARGIVTLLQEKGFWQGEVHNIKKDGSTFWCFASIAGFDHQEYGKVWISVHADITENKRAEEEKLLFRRLVNRSNDMILLVDPESALILDINDKGCEHLGYDREELMKMRVIDFDATVSEVEAWQAHTAELEAKDSLLFESVHIRKDGARIPVEINVKLVSESGRSFIIGVVRDISDRKRAEEELRNSQKILARAQKIANIGNWTWDVPDQKFSWSDELYHILGLSEKKGKADYLAILETTHPEEREGLKRAIFDALEEKKPWNLDHRIVLEDGNIRVVHHQGEVTLNSDEEVLLIEGTLQDITERKEAERALEKSERNIRAIVKSVGEGIVVANRDSRVTFVNGELCEIFGCSEEEIIGQPLEILMPERFRESHRTSFKRYLEGGKARVVGKRIELEGLRKDGSEFPLELRIEESVWDHQEKFFVGAIRDITESRRIFEELRKAKEEAEGATKLKDKFVSMVSHDLKGPLGNMMGYLKLLLNEQAEPLGEGANVILGSALKCGEGMISLIEELLNISRLKTGKLVPQMRFHDLYVVSLRALSGLSYLALQKGIEIVNEIKPGARVFGDEQLLSEVVANVLSNSIKFSGRDSRITISHSAGEKTLLAIKDNGVGIPPEKIEFLFDYEVKTSTVGTAGETGTGLGLPLAMDIVKAHGGDISVDSKPDAGSSFTIALPVVTPRILVADDDEGVLHIIRTILADESVEIIEALDGKEAMELIREKAPHFIIADFHMPEIDGLKLLERVKKEKSIKNAVFFIMTSDKDTEIKERAFQLGADDFLNKPILKGDLLPRVRRYII, encoded by the coding sequence ATGACCTCAAAGCCGCAATCAGGGATAGCAAAGCTGATTTTTTCCCCTTGGGGAGCCGTATTGGTATGGAGTGTCTTTATCGCCATCTCCCTTCTGTGGAACATCAGCCACCATAGGAAAGACACCCTGGAAATGGCGGTCAAGGAAGCAACCATCCACTTCAACAAGGATCAGGCTTTCAGGTACTGGGTTACTTCGCATGGCGGCGTTTACGTCCCTGTGGATGAAAGAACACCTCCAAATCCTCTTCTTTCGCATGTGCCGGAAAGGGATATCGAAACCAAATCGGGAAAAAAACTTACCCTGATGAATCCCGCTTACGCCTTGCGCCAGTTGATGAACGATTACAGCGACAAATACGGGATAAAAGGGCGCATTACGAGTCTGAAACTCCTTAACCCGGCAAACGCTCCCGACGAGTGGGAAAAGAAAGCGCTAAAGTCCTTCGAGAATGGCGCGGCTGAAGCGGTTGAATTCACCAAGATCGACGGCGTTCCGTTTCTGAGGTTCATGCGTCCGATGATCACCGAAGAGGGATGTCTTAAATGTCACGCGCATCAAGGGTACAAGGTCGGCGATGTGAGGGGTGGGGTCGGGGTAATCCTTCCGGTACAGCCGTATATGGAAATAGAGAAAAGCGAAGTTGCATCAATAGCCATCTCGCACAACCTGTTCTGGATAATCGGGCTTTTTGCCATCGGGTTCGTATCGAGGCTGAATAAAAAGAGGATACAGGAAAAGAGCGAGGCCGAACAGGCAGTTTTCCTTTTCAGGACCCTTCTTGACCGCTCCAGCGACGCCATCACCGTTGTTGATCCCGACAACGGAAGGTTCCTCGATTTCAATGAAAAGTTCTGCGCTAATCTCGGTTACGGACGCCATGAGATCATGGGGAAGAGCATTATTGATATCGATTCAACCATCAAGGATATCTACGAGTGGAACAAGCGAATTGAAGAGCTGGAGAAACATGAAGAGCTTGTTTTTGAGAGTGTGCATGTCCGGAAGGATGGCTACAAATTTCCGGTAGAGGTCAGCGTAAAGCTTGTTCGGGAAAAAGGGAAGAGGTTTATCATTGGAGTCACCAGGGATATTACGGAGAGAAAGCGCGCGGAAGAGGCGCTCTTGCGGAGCGAGGAAAAATACAGGCTGTTGGTGGAGAGCGGTCTCCTGATCGCGTGGGAAGCGAAGTTCCCTTCGCGGCAGTTCACCTTTGTAAGCTCGCATGCCGGAAAGCTCACAGGCTACAGCGAAAAGGAGTGGTGCAAGCAGGATTTCTGGGTGAACCATCTTTATACCGAAGACAGGGAGAAGGCAATAAAACAGAGCGGGGAGCTTGTCAAAAAAGGTGAGGGTCACACACTCGAATATCGGATGATCGCGAAGGACGGCAAGGTTATCTGGTTCAAGGATATGGTGAGCGTCATAAAGGATTCGGCCTCGGCGCCTGTCGGCCTGCGCGGGTTCCTTACCGATATAACAGAAAGAAAAAACATGGAAGATCTTGCCAAGAGCAGGGGGGAATCCCTCGCCAGAGCGCAGGAGATAGCGCACATAGGGAGCTGGAGCTGGGATGTTCAAACAGGCCATCTCTACTGGTCCGACGAAAATTTCAGGCTCTTCGGATTCTCTCCCCAGGAATTCGAGCCTACGTATGAAAAGTTCCTTGAAATTTTACATCCATCCGATAGAGAGAGCGTGATCCAGGCCGTCAATCTCACGCTGGAGGGGGGCGGGAATTACGATATTGAACATAGGATCGTCCGTCCCGACGGCACGGTAAGGCTGATACATGGGCAGGGGAGGGTTGAATACGGGAGGGACGGAACGCCTGCAAGGATGTATGGCACGGGACACGATATCACCGATCAGCGGAAATCCGAGGAGACCATGCGTCTGCAGAGCGAGATGATGGCGAACATGGGGGAGGGGGTTCTGCTGATAAAGGCCGACAACATGAAAATAGTTCACGCGAATTCCAGACTTGAGAAGATGTTCGGCTATGGTGAGGGGGAGCTTTTGGACAAAGAGGTCGCCATACTTAACGCGCCCACGGAACGCGATCCGAAGGAGACCGCGAGGGGAATAGTCACTCTGCTGCAGGAAAAAGGTTTCTGGCAGGGGGAGGTTCACAATATCAAAAAGGACGGTTCCACGTTCTGGTGTTTTGCGTCAATCGCGGGGTTCGACCACCAGGAGTACGGGAAGGTCTGGATATCGGTGCATGCCGACATAACCGAAAACAAACGCGCAGAGGAAGAAAAACTTCTTTTCAGGAGGCTTGTCAACAGATCTAACGACATGATCCTTCTGGTCGACCCGGAGAGCGCGCTCATTCTCGATATAAACGACAAGGGGTGCGAGCACCTCGGATATGACCGTGAAGAGTTGATGAAGATGCGGGTAATAGATTTCGACGCAACCGTAAGTGAAGTTGAAGCGTGGCAGGCACACACTGCGGAGCTGGAAGCTAAGGATTCACTCCTCTTTGAAAGCGTTCATATAAGAAAAGACGGCGCCCGGATACCGGTAGAGATAAACGTAAAGCTGGTTTCGGAGAGCGGCAGAAGCTTTATAATCGGCGTGGTTCGGGATATATCCGACAGAAAGCGCGCCGAAGAAGAGCTGAGAAACAGCCAGAAGATACTCGCCCGCGCCCAGAAGATAGCAAATATTGGAAACTGGACATGGGATGTGCCGGATCAGAAGTTCAGCTGGTCGGATGAGCTCTATCACATACTCGGTTTAAGCGAGAAGAAGGGGAAGGCGGATTACCTGGCGATACTGGAGACGACCCACCCGGAGGAGAGGGAAGGATTGAAGCGGGCAATTTTCGATGCGCTCGAAGAGAAAAAGCCATGGAACCTTGATCACAGAATAGTTCTTGAGGATGGGAATATTCGCGTAGTGCATCACCAGGGGGAGGTCACCTTGAACAGCGATGAGGAGGTCCTCCTCATCGAAGGGACGTTGCAGGATATTACCGAACGGAAGGAGGCCGAGCGCGCCCTGGAAAAGTCGGAGAGAAATATCAGGGCGATAGTCAAATCGGTCGGAGAAGGGATAGTCGTTGCCAATCGTGATTCGCGGGTGACATTCGTGAACGGAGAGCTCTGCGAAATTTTCGGCTGTTCCGAAGAGGAGATTATCGGACAGCCGCTCGAAATACTTATGCCGGAGCGTTTCAGGGAATCTCACAGGACGTCATTCAAGAGATATCTGGAAGGTGGGAAAGCGAGGGTCGTAGGGAAGAGGATCGAACTGGAAGGCCTTCGAAAGGATGGCTCGGAGTTCCCGCTTGAACTGAGGATCGAGGAGTCGGTATGGGATCACCAGGAGAAATTCTTCGTAGGCGCGATAAGGGATATTACTGAAAGCAGGCGAATCTTCGAGGAGCTCCGAAAGGCGAAGGAAGAGGCTGAAGGGGCCACAAAACTGAAGGACAAGTTTGTGTCGATGGTCTCGCACGACCTCAAGGGGCCGCTTGGGAACATGATGGGATACCTGAAACTGCTGTTGAACGAGCAGGCCGAGCCGCTGGGGGAAGGGGCAAATGTCATCCTCGGGTCCGCGCTGAAATGCGGCGAGGGGATGATAAGCCTGATAGAAGAACTCCTGAATATCTCCCGGCTTAAGACCGGTAAGCTGGTTCCGCAGATGAGATTCCACGATCTGTATGTTGTCTCATTGAGAGCGCTTTCGGGTCTCAGCTATCTCGCCCTCCAGAAAGGGATCGAAATTGTTAACGAAATAAAGCCCGGTGCGAGGGTCTTCGGAGACGAGCAGCTCCTTTCGGAGGTTGTCGCTAACGTCCTTTCTAACTCGATAAAATTCAGCGGGCGCGACAGCAGGATAACGATATCCCACTCCGCAGGAGAGAAGACACTCCTTGCCATCAAGGATAACGGAGTGGGAATTCCGCCCGAAAAAATTGAATTCCTGTTTGATTATGAGGTGAAGACATCGACCGTCGGAACCGCCGGGGAGACCGGCACCGGCCTCGGTCTCCCGCTGGCAATGGATATCGTCAAGGCGCATGGGGGGGATATATCGGTGGATTCAAAGCCGGATGCCGGGAGCAGCTTCACTATTGCGCTTCCGGTCGTGACGCCGAGGATCCTCGTGGCGGATGACGATGAAGGTGTACTCCATATCATCAGAACGATCCTTGCGGATGAGTCGGTGGAGATAATCGAAGCGCTCGACGGCAAGGAGGCGATGGAGCTCATCAGGGAGAAGGCTCCGCACTTTATAATCGCCGATTTCCACATGCCTGAGATCGACGGCCTAAAGCTCCTCGAAAGGGTGAAAAAAGAGAAGTCGATCAAGAACGCGGTATTCTTTATCATGACAAGCGACAAGGATACAGAGATAAAGGAGAGGGCGTTCCAGCTTGGGGCGGATGATTTTCTAAACAAACCGATATTGAAGGGGGACCTCCTCCCCAGGGTGAGGAGATATATAATTTAG
- the mutL gene encoding DNA mismatch repair endonuclease MutL yields the protein MPPELASQIAAGEVIERPANVIKELIENSLDSGATSIEVEVSLSRKRIRVKDNGAGIPSGELHLAVARHGTSKVFELDDIFNIGTYGFRGEALPSIASVSRFTLSSQRSGEKSGRTIVVDGGKTVSSHESPPIGGTEAIVENLFYNTPARRKFARANTTEMGHITGRIIQAALATPSVRYTFIKEKKRVMEFPPASSLLERVHQIFGSEYSENLVKMELADGTLHVSGLAGKPEFNRATNLDQYFFVNNRPVKDPLIRMSLARAFDDLIPRGRKPVIFIFIELPVNEVDVNVHPTKAEVRFSDPGRITSAIIACVRQSLSKYAGGGGYSVAAQTAGTDYYVAPALSGYPAPKMEPHLANKRETGMSAGFERSFELWSEPLRENDRSNYPPLGEIPVFSPVHGVLSPQSKVVGQLFDTLLIIEDGNRLVIMDQHTVHERILYEKFLKRLKEKKVERQQLLIPLTIDKKHGRADVIRAHLKTFDDLGWKIEEFGDTSFIVREIPAILSGKDIVPLIDELAESIAGNRDSDFTTMISGLVSNMACRAAVMAGDTLSLNEITAMVAELGRAELPYTCPHGRPVAINIEKERLFRHFGR from the coding sequence ATGCCCCCGGAGCTTGCCAGCCAGATAGCGGCTGGTGAAGTGATCGAGAGGCCCGCAAACGTCATAAAGGAGCTTATCGAAAATTCCCTCGATTCCGGGGCGACCTCCATAGAGGTGGAGGTGTCGCTATCACGGAAGAGGATCCGTGTAAAGGACAACGGCGCGGGGATACCCTCCGGCGAGCTTCATCTGGCGGTTGCGAGGCATGGGACGAGCAAGGTATTCGAGCTCGACGACATATTCAATATCGGCACTTACGGCTTCCGTGGCGAGGCGCTCCCCTCGATTGCTTCCGTTTCGCGGTTTACGCTCTCATCACAAAGGAGCGGCGAAAAGAGCGGAAGGACAATAGTGGTCGACGGCGGCAAAACCGTGAGCAGCCATGAAAGCCCCCCTATCGGCGGAACGGAGGCTATTGTTGAAAACCTTTTCTACAACACGCCGGCCAGGAGGAAGTTCGCAAGGGCCAACACAACCGAAATGGGTCACATCACCGGAAGGATAATACAGGCCGCGCTGGCGACCCCCTCCGTCAGGTACACATTCATAAAGGAGAAAAAGAGGGTGATGGAGTTCCCCCCCGCCTCGTCGCTCCTCGAAAGGGTTCACCAGATATTCGGCTCGGAATATTCTGAAAACCTGGTGAAGATGGAATTGGCCGACGGCACACTCCATGTCTCAGGCCTCGCCGGAAAGCCGGAATTCAACCGGGCAACAAATCTGGACCAATATTTTTTCGTTAACAACCGTCCGGTGAAGGATCCCCTTATCAGGATGTCGCTCGCCAGGGCGTTCGACGATCTCATCCCGCGCGGCAGAAAGCCGGTCATCTTCATCTTTATCGAACTCCCTGTAAATGAAGTCGACGTCAATGTTCACCCGACAAAGGCCGAAGTCCGTTTTTCCGACCCCGGGAGGATTACTTCCGCCATCATCGCCTGCGTCAGGCAGTCGCTTTCAAAATACGCCGGTGGAGGTGGATACTCTGTCGCGGCGCAAACTGCCGGTACAGACTACTACGTCGCCCCGGCGCTCTCCGGTTATCCCGCTCCCAAAATGGAGCCTCATCTTGCCAACAAGCGCGAAACGGGGATGTCTGCCGGGTTTGAACGATCGTTCGAGCTTTGGAGCGAACCGCTCAGAGAAAACGACAGAAGCAATTACCCCCCCCTTGGGGAGATTCCGGTATTTTCGCCGGTGCATGGTGTCCTCTCCCCTCAATCGAAAGTTGTCGGTCAGCTGTTCGATACCCTTCTCATCATTGAAGACGGCAACAGGCTGGTAATAATGGATCAGCATACCGTTCACGAGAGGATACTTTATGAAAAGTTCCTCAAGCGACTGAAGGAGAAAAAGGTAGAGCGGCAACAGCTACTTATCCCACTGACGATAGACAAAAAACATGGGCGGGCAGATGTCATACGCGCCCATCTCAAAACGTTCGACGACCTGGGATGGAAGATAGAGGAGTTCGGCGACACCTCTTTCATCGTCCGGGAGATCCCGGCCATCCTTTCGGGAAAGGATATCGTCCCGCTCATCGACGAACTCGCCGAGAGTATCGCTGGAAACCGCGACTCCGATTTCACGACGATGATATCGGGACTCGTTTCAAACATGGCATGCAGAGCGGCGGTCATGGCGGGAGATACACTTTCGCTCAACGAAATAACCGCGATGGTCGCCGAACTCGGTAGAGCCGAACTCCCCTACACCTGCCCGCATGGAAGGCCGGTGGCGATAAACATCGAAAAAGAAAGACTGTTCCGCCACTTCGGAAGGTAG
- a CDS encoding DnaA/Hda family protein translates to MKSDKPSQLRFGLTLPEKTLFSLGRFIEGEHNAVPLEAARRFTREGNIQSLVIFGSRGSGKSHLLKGMAINIADERSTAVVDAAEMLNKRKIREEMKNLAGYQVVCIDNLDALSGTPELFDEVFHLFNELTGKGGFFAATMEESPARGGNMPDYLYTRLLSGLIVAIERPGDAEKGEILKKLAADRQIELSQKEVKYILEHSARSIGDLVGLLGRLESMLGKGERNIGIQHIKEAMSAGEIFKK, encoded by the coding sequence ATGAAGAGCGATAAACCAAGTCAGTTAAGGTTCGGATTGACCCTGCCGGAGAAGACTCTCTTTTCGCTAGGCAGGTTCATCGAGGGGGAGCACAACGCAGTCCCGCTCGAGGCAGCAAGAAGGTTCACGCGCGAGGGGAATATCCAAAGCCTGGTGATCTTCGGGAGCCGGGGATCCGGCAAGAGCCATCTCCTTAAAGGGATGGCGATAAATATCGCGGATGAAAGATCAACCGCCGTAGTCGACGCGGCTGAAATGCTGAATAAAAGGAAGATACGGGAAGAGATGAAGAATCTTGCCGGCTATCAGGTTGTCTGCATCGACAACCTTGACGCCCTCTCTGGAACGCCGGAGCTTTTCGATGAGGTTTTCCACCTCTTCAACGAACTCACGGGGAAGGGGGGATTTTTCGCCGCCACAATGGAAGAGTCGCCGGCAAGGGGGGGGAATATGCCGGACTACCTCTATACCAGGCTCCTCTCCGGACTGATAGTGGCAATCGAAAGGCCCGGTGATGCGGAGAAGGGGGAGATACTCAAAAAACTCGCCGCCGACAGGCAGATCGAACTTTCGCAAAAAGAGGTCAAGTACATCCTTGAGCACTCCGCCAGGTCGATCGGCGATCTCGTAGGGCTGCTCGGCAGGCTCGAATCGATGCTTGGAAAAGGGGAGCGCAACATCGGCATACAGCATATAAAGGAGGCGATGTCGGCCGGTGAAATATTCAAAAAGTAA
- the amrB gene encoding AmmeMemoRadiSam system protein B, producing MPITAKRRTAVAGSFYPGTEKEMSKEVNRLLGDSRVEREVAGCISPHAGWMYSGEVAGALFGSIKIPDSIILIGPNHRGLGERVAIDSANAWEFPFGDVPVDRELAKKIASDCEHVRFDSAAHMMEHSLEVLVPFLYYRNKNIRIVPVSLGTQRAQTLKMLGSAIGKRASESGSLVISSSDLSHFLTDSEARERDRRTIEQIVEFTEESIIDILKSDNALCGVSSVSTLLWAAGEMGATKAELVEYANSGDITGDLDRVVGYASFIIS from the coding sequence ATGCCCATTACTGCGAAGAGAAGAACGGCGGTGGCTGGAAGTTTTTATCCGGGCACCGAAAAAGAGATGTCGAAAGAGGTAAACAGGCTCCTTGGCGACAGTCGCGTTGAGCGGGAAGTCGCGGGCTGCATCTCCCCCCACGCCGGGTGGATGTACTCCGGGGAGGTTGCCGGAGCGCTGTTCGGCTCGATAAAGATACCTGACAGCATAATCCTTATCGGACCAAACCACCGTGGCCTTGGAGAAAGGGTCGCTATCGACAGCGCCAATGCGTGGGAATTCCCGTTCGGCGATGTCCCTGTCGACCGGGAACTCGCCAAAAAGATAGCCTCCGATTGCGAACATGTAAGGTTTGATTCCGCCGCGCATATGATGGAGCACTCCCTCGAAGTGCTAGTTCCGTTCCTCTATTACAGGAACAAGAATATCAGGATAGTGCCTGTGTCGCTAGGTACGCAGAGGGCGCAAACGCTCAAGATGCTCGGGAGCGCTATCGGGAAGCGCGCATCCGAATCGGGCTCGCTAGTGATATCGAGTAGCGATCTTTCCCATTTTTTGACCGACAGCGAGGCGCGGGAACGCGACCGGCGCACTATTGAACAGATTGTGGAATTCACGGAGGAATCGATTATAGATATATTAAAGAGCGACAACGCCCTCTGCGGAGTCTCCTCTGTTTCAACGCTCCTATGGGCGGCTGGCGAGATGGGGGCAACGAAAGCGGAGCTGGTGGAATACGCGAACTCCGGCGACATAACCGGCGACCTGGATCGGGTCGTGGGGTACGCAAGCTTTATAATCAGCTAG